The DNA window TCAAGTATTTGCAGCTCAGGTTCCAGGGCTTAACACTCTTGGCATCTCGCTGGCTCGCCTGGATTATGCACCAGGTGGGATTAATCCTCCTCATACTCATCCTAGAGCCACCGAACTCCTCACAGTTATTGAAGGTTCCCTCCTGGTTGGCTTCGTCACCTCAAATCCCGAAAACAAGCTTTTCACCAGAGTTCTTCAAAAGGGTGATGTTTTCGTCTTTCCCGTTGGACTCGTTCACTTCCAATTCAATGTAGGAAAGACAAATGCCGTCGCTATAGCTGGCTTCAACAGTCAAAATCCAGGTGCCGTAGTAATCCGAAATGCTGTTTTTGGATCAAAT is part of the Coffea eugenioides isolate CCC68of chromosome 6, Ceug_1.0, whole genome shotgun sequence genome and encodes:
- the LOC113773677 gene encoding putative germin-like protein 2-3: MVFSLFFVAVACCYLASAFDPSPVQDFCVADPNSTVKVNGFACKNPMKVTADDFYFGGLHIAGNTTNAVGSRVTQVFAAQVPGLNTLGISLARLDYAPGGINPPHTHPRATELLTVIEGSLLVGFVTSNPENKLFTRVLQKGDVFVFPVGLVHFQFNVGKTNAVAIAGFNSQNPGAVVIRNAVFGSNPPINDDVLAKAFQADKTVIDQLQSKI